A genomic region of Colletotrichum destructivum chromosome 5, complete sequence contains the following coding sequences:
- a CDS encoding Putative EthD domain-containing protein, which yields MAVTITVVFPNEPDASYDIEYYVRKHMPLIQERWGKYGVVSWSVTKFQNGVDGSAPLYAFGSVVTWDNVDQIKAAFAGPEAGEIMGDVANFSNKQPVFLTGEVLR from the coding sequence ATGGCTGTCACAATCACAGTCGTCTTCCCCAACGAGCCTGATGCCAGCTACGACATCGAATACTACGTTAGAAAACACATGCCTCTGATCCAGGAGCGTTGGGGAAAGTACGGCGTCGTTTCCTGGTCGGTCACAAAGTTTCAAAACGGCGTTGATGGCTCTGCGCCTCTGTATGCCTTTGGGTCGGTTGTCACCTGGGACAATGTAGACCAGATCAAGGCTGCGTTCGCCGGACCCGAGGCTGGGGAGATTATGGGAGACGTGGCCAACTTCTCGAACAAGCAGCCCGTCTTTTTGACTGGCGAGGTACTCCGTTAA
- a CDS encoding Putative zn(2)Cys(6) fungal-type DNA-binding domain-containing protein, with product MVNRGRLSPACLPCRARKLKCDLRPDACGQCRRAGLLCHGYRNPDALQFRNENRSAEQRALARRGDVRHPPESRPAVLELSWDTRARYAFFSTYVNTFTRSMNEIAHHYRTAREMDHLSASVEAISQAFMAVQLGNPELLRSAKSSYVTAIQRLGRILSSLDADEAERALQTVLLLDMYEKLVHRDPGASQSWLSHAHGGLSLLGARVTSIISTTTGCQVAARLVTAVTVSSATVGDRVPPQLAAVRHNIGYRVKGVKWTFLGVLALVVNLKSDVTRGGVSPLDLLLRAKDLDNQIKTLDRARPADWLPRTVQIPSDERVLGQSYDVYPDHYITQVSNAICTIRLILYDLVQRHIPMETRPRDDIFHGTIRDSVSQICASVPQFILPGVHETNSLPFSPVQQLHCSTLLAPLYLINQVSEDVAVKAWILRCLRFMWGSGGFKAAKEIMHVLQTTPDLDYWTVFAMTGSYAILA from the exons ATGGTGAATCGAGGACGGCTCTCGCCGGCATGCCTCCCGTGCAGAGCGAGAAAACTCAAG TGTGATCTCCGGCCGGACGCGTGCGGTCAATGTCGCAGGGCCGGTTTATTGTGCCACGGCTACCGAAACCCCGATGCCCTGCAGTTCCGCAACGAGAACCGTTCCGCGGAACAAAGGGCACTCGCTCGGCGGGGTGACGTTCGGCATCCTCCGGAGAGCCGTCCGGCTGTCCTCGAGCTGAGCTGGGATACCAGAGCCCGATACGCGTTCTTTTCGACATATGTCAACACCTTTACCCGGAGCATGAATGAGATAGCTCACCACTACCGCACCGCAAGGGAAATGGACCATCTTTCAGCAAGTGTCGAAGCAATCAGTCAGGCTTTTATGGCTGTTCAGCTAGGTAACCCGGAACTTCTCCGATCGGCCAAATCGAGCTACGTTACGGCGATTCAGCGACTGGGTCGCATTCTGAGCTCACTAGATGCCGATGAAGCAGAAAGAGCGCTGCAGACCGTTCTCCTCCTTGACATGTACGAGAAACTGGTCCACCGAGACCCCGGCGCTTCTCAATCATGGTTGAGCCATGCTCATGGGGGCTTGTCACTACTGGGTGCCCGTGTGACAAGCATTATATCGACCACAACCGGCTGCCAGGTTGCCGCTCGCCTTGTGACGGCGGTGACTGTGAGCAGTGCCACGGTTGGTGACAGGGTACCCCCACAGCTTGCCGCTGTCCGTCACAATATCGGTTATCGCGTCAAGGGCGTGAAGTGGACCTTCCTGGGTGTGCTTGCGCTGGTCGTCAACCTCAAGTCAGACGTCACTCGTGGTGGGGTCTCACCCTTGGATCTACTACTGAGAGCAAAAGACTTGGATAATCAGATCAAGACTTTGGACAGAGCTCGACCGGCGGATTGGCTGCCGCGGACCGTGCAAATTCCTTCGGATGAACGGGTCCTTGGACAGTCCTATGACGTCTACCCCGATCACTACATCACCCAAGTGTCCAACGCGATTTGCACAATCCGCCTCATTCTTTACGACTTGGTTCAACGGCACATCCCCATGGAGACACGCCCGAGGGACGACATCTTCCATGGAACCATTCGCGACTCGGTTAGCCAGATATGTGCCTCAGTACCCCAGTTCATCCTACCAGGTGTACATGAAACCAACTCGTTACCCTTTTCGCCGGTCCAGCAGCTTCATTGCAGTACTCTGTTGGCGCCCCTCTACCTGATTAACCAGGTCTCCGAAGACGTGGCGGTCAAGGCCTGGATACTGCGGTGTTTGAGATTCATGTGGGGATC
- a CDS encoding Putative class I glutamine amidotransferase, whose amino-acid sequence MAVRPKLLVVLTSQDNLPTRENFKTGWYLPEFVHPYNALAPHVDLVVASPKGGVAPLDPYSVEESKDDAECQRFLKENKDLWEKTEKLSTFVGRSSEFVGVFYVGGHGPMFDLAVDQVSHLVIREFYEAGKIVSAVCHGPGALVNVKLSNGEYLVKDSEVTGFSNAEEDAYNFTDAMPFLLETELKNHGGKYVKADQPFGVKVVVSGKDGRLVTGQNPPSAGVIGGVLLETIRKL is encoded by the exons ATGGCAGTCAGACCCaagcttctcgtcgtcttgaCGTCCCAGGACAATCTTCCAACGCGCGAAAATTTTAAAACGGGATGGTATCTTCCCGAATTCGTCCACCCTTACAACGCCCTCGCCCCGCACGtggatctcgtcgtcgcctctcCCAAAGGCGGTGTTGCTCCTCTCGACCCCTACTCTGTCGAGGAAAGCAAAGACGATGCGGAGTGCCAGAGGTTTCTGAAGGAGAACAAGGATCTTtgggagaagacggagaagctcTCGACGTTTGTGGGCAGGTCTTCTGAGTTTGTGGGCGTCTTCTACGTCGGCGGACACGGGC CCATGTttgacctcgccgtcgatcAAGTCTCACACCTTGTCATCCGAGAGTTCTATGAAGCAGGCAAGATAGTCTCGGCTGTCTGCCACGGCCCCGGCGCCTTGGTCAACGTCAAGCTCTCGAATGGGGAGTACCTGGTCAAGGACAGCGAGGTGACCGGCTTCTCCAACGCGGAGGAAGATGCCTACAACTTCACGGATGCGATGCCCTTCCTTCTAGAGACAGAGCTCAAGAATCATGGCGGGAAGTACGTCAAGGCGGATCAGCCGTTCGGAGTCAAGGTTGTCGTGAGTGGCAAGGATGGTCGCTTGGTCACCGGGCAAAACCCGCCCAGCGCGGGGGTTATTGGAGGAGTCTTGTTGGAAACCATCAGAAAATTGTAG